Within the Takifugu rubripes chromosome 8, fTakRub1.2, whole genome shotgun sequence genome, the region CTTTTCATTTTGTGATAGTTTTATTGGGCCTGGCCCTCATTTTTTATGCCCTCTTTAAGAGTTTCGTAGCCACGAAGAAGCTGAGGACTTACAGTATCTCCCACAGTGCGGCGACCTGTCTGTCCACCACTTGTCTCTCTTTCACCGGGTCTCCGTCCAGCAGCTGCAAGTCTCCTTCCCCGAACAGGGAGCCCAGACCCATCATCTGCTTATTCCTGCCAAATACAAATTGGACGCATTTAAAGGATCATAAatctggatttttttccccctctcattACTTCATCGCCAGCATGGTCCACTTCCTGATTCCCAGTGGaggacttttatttctttaatgtaCCTGTAGTCTTGAATCTGGTCCTGGATGTCTGgcagaacctgctgctgcagctccgacAGGGGTCCTCTGATGTCTTCCTGAGCATGAAGTCGACTCTCTGAAGGGAAAACAGACGCGTAGTCAAACATCTGACAGCAATTCCAACTAGGAGGTGAgtgagaaaagaggagaaaccaTCTGCGGTCGCACCTATATCGCTCAGGTACTCCTCTCTCACTTTGATTTTCAGTGGCTGCAACAAAAAGGAGATATTGTAATGTCAATAATCTGCACGTGactgtttgaaaatgaaatCTACGGAGCGGGTCTGTACTGACAGCATCCGGGTCCAGGAAATGGGAGCAGATCTGAGGTGCGAGTGCACGAGCTTCTTTAGTGCTGGAGCCCAGATAAGCCTCCACCGACAGGTAAAACAGCTGTTCAAGACATACAAACCCACAAATATAAAACCACCTGTGCATATTTGGCTTAAGAAGGATAAAAAAAGGGATTTGTCTCTGATTTCTTAAAATTTCTTCCATTTTGTTGTAAAACTAACCAGAGGGTTGGGATCCAAGAGCTGGGTGAAGATGTATCTCATGAACACGGTCATGTGGGCCGGTCGTGACTTCAGCAGCTCGATGTCTTGGAACGGACCGTCCATCttggggaggggagaaggaaatGATGAATGAGTAGGGATTGAGGGAACCCCCGGGGGGGTGCAGAACTAAGCGAACATGCCCACTCACGTCATTGAAGGCGTAGCTGTAGtcgtcttcatcctcttcctctgggcCAATGATCTGGGCCTTCCCTCCCTTTGAAAGCAGACATAGGTTTAACCTTTATGCTAAACGCTAACATGTGGCATGAGGCGGGAATAATGGATGGAGGAAAGTCGAGAGCTGTGAATGAACCCTTCGGATAGGCAACTACTGCTCCGGACCTCGTTTCTGTAACGGAAATGgaactgggagggggggggggggtccagctcACCGAATCTGATGTGTACGCGTCCGAGTTCTGCCGTCGGTGCTGTGGGGTCCtgaacgatgaagaggaggagtggggaCTCTCACAAGcctggggaaggaggaggagggggggaaggaggaggagtgggagggaggaggaggggcgggaTGAGTGGGTTGGTGTCGTACACCAGCGCACATGTATGTCACTGACGACCGCGCGTAGCTTACCTCCACGTCTCCTTCGCTTGAATCCACCGAcagccgacctgaacaacagagCTCTGATTACGCTCACATAGCGTGCACAACCTGCGGCGTGCCGCAAGGTTCAATGCTAGTTCCCCTGTTATTATCAGTGTTTTAAAGTACTAATCAAGCTGCACTTGTAGAAATATTTCGGTGTAGTTTCTATCGAAAATGGGTCAAGTGATTAAACTCGGAAGCTCTTTTAGCGTTAGCTCTGATGAGAccattggggggaaaaaaatacagaaaacagaagAATGTTACCTGCTATGACATAACTGGAGACCAACTCTGACCGTGCTCCCTCctgcagaaagaaaataaagaagagtTTTCAGTTCCCTCATCAGGAGGACGTACGCGCCACAGCATTTCAAAGCAGGTGCTTCGTTTTACCAGATCTTGCTGGATCTTGACCCGAACTTGGTGCGCTCTCCTCTTGGCGCGCTCGATGCGCTCCTCCAGGGACGGCGAGGGGTTCTTCAACCTCTCCCCCAGCAAGTTCTGAGGCACAATGTCAACAGCAGTTTTGTGAATGATGGAGGCAGGTTCGACATAAAAGGTCACCGCTGGATCGTACCTGCAGCtcggcctcctcctgctccagcattTTTCTGAGTATCTCACTCGCATGTTTCTGTACTTCTGGGTCCTGAAAGCACACATCAAATACATGTTTTAATCCTCCACAAATGCCACACATTGGAAATGGTCATTTTTGATAAAGCGCCATTCACCTGCAGTGGTTTGGGTCCAGTGATTCTTTGGGTTGGGGTGCCGCTCAGTCCAGAGGACActggtggagggggagagggcGGGGCTTCCCCACTCAGAGGTGGTTTCTGATTGGGTGGGGGGTCAGGGGGGAGGGGCTCTAAAGGTAAGGCTGCAGTGGAAGGAGGCGGCCCTTGTAACGTCAGCGCTACGAACGGTCCCGCTACAGCACAGAATCAAAGGAAAAAACGTGTTGAAATCGGACCGAAACAAAGTGAATCTTGTTTTCAAAAACGCTCGGGAGAAACTGACATTTGATGAGCTTGACCACTTCCTGGTGGGACATGGTGGAAACGAGCGAGCCGTTCACCTAACAGACGGGGGAGCGGATTGTCAGCGGTGCGGAAAAAACAACGAAACGATTCGGGTTCGGCGTCTGTGAGAGCGAGTCACCTTTATGATCCTGTCCCCTTCCTGGACCCCAGCCTTGACCGCCGCGCCGCCCGGTCGGACATTTTGAACCAGCTTAACCCTCTCGCCGCAGACGGTGAAGCCAAAGCCCAGCTGGTCCTTCTGCACGACCACACATCTCTGGACAAGACCGGGACCTGGGAGAGGAGGACACTTTAACCATTAGCGGCACTGAGCAACGATTTAACGATTAAAAATAAACGCTAAAAGTACCCGCGCTCTCTGCTGGGAGGTCAGCTGATGGGTCCTTCTGCTGGGCACTAGAAGATCGGCGCTCTGAATCCCCAATGGTCAGACTACTGAGCCTGTTTGGTACAAGAACAACGTTTGGAGTGAGTAAGAGTCTGAAGGGAAAACACACCAGGATGACAGTAAATAATGGATctgagggggaagggggggggcaaaaagggAGAATCTCTGATGATGAAccagcaaaacaggaagttaacAGACAAAGAAGGtgcaaaaaataggaaaaataaAGGGGCTTTTCCATGCACGTGCTGGCATCATTCGTGCTTTGATGCGCATCTTGTGAGGATGATCCATCTTTACTGACTAGCAGAATGTCAAATGGTAGCAAGACAACAGCAGAACAAGTTTTTCCACCACACTCTGCTCACCATACCCAAAAATTCAACCCATTTCCAGCGTGAATTTAGCAGAGGAGCAAGATCTTAGTCACCAAAGCTGCCTGATCGCTCTAAAAAGCAATTCCAATGTCATCCAAAAGCAGTCGCGATTGTTTTTTAGAGTGAAATCGATGAAAAATaacaggggaaaaaagtaaTCTGATCAAACAAGCTCCGAGAGGAAAACCTAAATCTCAAACCACAAAAATTCCATCACAAATGAACCAGAAACAGTGGAAGTGGAACATGCAGACTTTTAGTGGCGAGCTGTGCCGAGTCTGAAATGGAATAAACTGGCAATGGAAATGCAAATCTGGGCTGTGCGGCTCAGTCCCGAGCGACCCGCAGCGCCGGCGGAAAAGCCCCTGAAAGGAGAAAGTGCGTGAGAGGCCACTGGGAAAGCATtcgacaggaaaaaaaaaactcaccaaGCAGCAAAGGGGCTGAAAGCATGACGGGAAAGGAGGACAAAAGCCGAGAAAGtgcacagagaaaagagagaagacaTTCAGAACCTGAGAAACCAATCCTGAAGTAAAAGGACACAAAGACAGAGCAAAAGTTCACATCATGCCCAAACCCTGTCATATGCTCTCACGGTGCAACTGTCCTACCTGAACAGGTGGGTGTTTTTCTTATTGGCTGCCctgctgtcacatgacaggCACAGCCGTGGGCACGTGCAcgcggacacacacgcacaaagggAAATGAGAAGACAGcgggagagacaggagagacacGTGATCAAGACAAGGGCGCATCGGACACAGTGTAAGGCTGGGTGGTGAGGAGAGAGGTGGCGGATGAAGGCTAACAAACAGGGCGGCGAGTTCTGCCGGCGCTCACAGGGGTGAAAGGTCACGACAGAAGACACGAgcgacaaacacaaacagtgaaACTGGAGACTGGTTACCAGAACCTTCAGAATTCCCCATAACAAGCCATGACTGCATGGAGGGAAAGTTCTGGTCCCATAAACACGCTGGTGTTGATCTCACGCTGAAATGAACGAGCAAACCAATTAGAATCGTGAGCCGGTGTGATTTGAGTGTTGCGGGAGACGCGTTATTACCGCTTCCACCGTAAACAGCGTGTTTAACTGGTATTTCCAGCGTCCAAACTGGACTCGCGCGGGACAAGCGCATGTCGGCTGAGCCGGGAATACCGCATTTTTCAGCAAGGTGTCGGGAGGTAAATCTCTGGGGATGCGAGGCTCGTACCTGTCCAGAGTCGAAGTGGGCTGGCGGAGGCTCATGTCTGCAGCCTTGTGACACTCTGCGTCCCGGTGTGGGGAAATCAGCACAGTCTCTGGGCGCCTTTTATCATCCCCATCATCTCGTTCCTTGTCTGCTTTCAGTCCACACAAAAGGTGCTCTGTGCGGGGCTCCTGATCCGATCTCCAGGCCTACACGCAGGCCTCTTCACATGTCCGCGCTCACCCTGGCCAGGTTTAAGTCAGACTTAAAAATAAAGTCCTTAGGATTCCTCCGCAGGAGGCCACAAAATAAGCAGGATAACAAAGACGGGGTGGCTCAGCGTGGGCTGAGCTGTAGTGGAAAATGGCTAAGGAACAGTCTGCTTCCTCAAAGGTCATCAATCATGAATGAGTGGCTGATATGTCTCGCTATGCTTCAGGTCAACAACTCACATGCCTGTTAGTGTCTGCACAGAGCTAATTCCtgcagaaggggggaaaaaggttcTCTGCCACCCAAATGACAATGCAGAATCTTCTTGAATGACATTTAACGACACTCTGCAATGAAACAATCTAGCACAAGCCTTCAAGCGGCCAGATTTCACAAGCCTGGCGTTGATATCGACGCGCACGTTAAACACTATCGTATCGTGTCACCTCTCACAACTATGAAAGTCATTCGTGAGTGCAACAGAAATGATGATGTGCCACGCGAAAACAAATGACCCACCACTAAAAGTGGCGCTTTTTTGATTTAGGATATGAGCCCTTTCCAAGTCTGTGATAATGAATAACATCAAAATACACGCAAGCACTGTAAACAATCGGCCTGAAACCCACTACGGGCTCTGCATCTCATGCTAACGACCGAGCAAGCTAATTAGCAGATTAGCCCGCATTAGCTAGTTGTGTCGCTGGGCTTATCAAAGCgaaagcacagagcagcacgAACGCCAAGGCTGCTTCTTAACTTTTAGTCGCGACTTATACAACAAGCGACGGCGTTCAACAATCATTTGAAGCGGCCCGTCACGTCCTGCCGGCGTTAGCCTTTAAAAGTTAGACTTGGGAAGCGGCCACTATCAATCCCCGGCATCGCGTTGGTGCCCACCCCGAATGAAAGTGACCCGTTTGTCATTCGACTGCGCAGAGGAGCCGGCGGCTGCTAGGCTAATTTAGGCTGGCGAAACAAATAACATGACCGTTTCTATTAACGTGTGATAAGATTAGTTCTGATAGAGCACGTAGACTAACTACTCCAGATCCAAATGTTGGTgcaaataaacactaaatctgCATGTTAGCTAACTAAGCTACAAGGCAATTCGATCCCAGTAAAGCTACACCTCAGATCCCTTTTCTCCCGAAATAGTTCGCGTTGCAAAAATCCGGATTCCTTCTCTTGCGGTCAGCCAGCAGCCTCGACTTAATACCTTCGATTTATGCGTTTCCTGTCTTAACATAAGTCCAAATTCTTCTTAAAAATGATGCCAGTGGTGTGGCTATCCTGCTGTCTTGACTGGCTGCCGAGCCAGCTCCATGTATTTGCAGTTCAGAAGCGAAACAGCGACCCCGTCTGGGCGGATCATGTTATTGCAACAATCTGCATACGCGGGCGGAAAACCAGTGTGATAAACAGAGTGGATGCGCGCCAAGTTACGCACGACGTTGCAGGAACTTCAATGCTTTCGAAACCCCCACACAGAGCCGGCACCCACTGTCCAGATCTGTAAGTTCACATTTTATTGTCCTTTCTTTTAGGTTAAGTAGAGGTTAGTTAGTATTAATCACGCTCTGTTTTTGGAACAACTTCTGGTCGACGACGACGCAGAACTGGGCTCCGCTATTTTAGACTTTACACCAAGTAGATTGAACGTATTATGCTTATATCTGAAAGGATGTTGACTCATATGCAAATAGGTACATTTTAGTTGTCTTTTTGCTGCGTTACGCGCTCCAATATTTTGGTTTATGCAGCTGTAAACGTGCTGTTTGGGTTTAAGTGTTGAGCAAGGAGTCAAATCAAAACAGAAACTAAAAAGAAAAGCTATTACCTGTAGCAAGCACTCCTATATTTGTATATGGGGGATTTTATAGATGTTACACATTGTcgggtctaaccctaaccagcgcAGCTAACCCCGttaccctgacctaaacccccAAATCTCGAAATGAGCAGTTTGGTACtcaatagacacacacacacacagacacagacacacacacacacacacacacacacacacacacacactcttacttATCTTCGATCTCTGTATTATTGGACATGTTTGGCCACCATTTATCCAGCCGCTAATTGGATTTGTGTAGCGGACGAAGGATCGATGGACCTTTGATGGGCCAGGACAGAATGAAATTATCAGCCCTTGGCTATTGAATTTGTGGAGAGCGTCGAGGGGCCGTCAGCCATGCGTCTTCTCCTGGCCTGGTTCAACCGTAAAGACGTCGTGGTCGCTCAGCTGCTGTTGGTCAGGGTCCGGTAAAAAAGAGCATTGTTTAATGTTCCTGTCACGCCCTTCCACCAGAGTTTTGATTTGAACCGTTCCTGTTTCTTATAACCCTTCCACTCTTATTTgcactttcatttttcttcatatagtATAATATTCCCTTCTGTATATAATCTCCcctctgtatataatgtataatgtacatagtaatgtacataatagtttttcttttagtgttgTATAACACTGGCTAATACTGTaacgtgaatttccccgatgtgggatcaatgaagtttatcttatcttatcttatcttacgTGGTGATTTCACTTCGTGCCACCTGTTGATTGAAGCGAAGCCGCTCAGCCGATGTCAGGACCGGCAGCAGAACCACTCACACCACAACAAAAACACTTCCTTTCATTGTCAGCCATCGCTCATGTAGCGTGGAGTCATGttaattattttcttcttttttgcagaACACGTGGAAGAACATCGACAAAGTTGTGACAAAAGCAGCCGACAAGAGAGCACGAGTTTGGAAtcttgatccccccccccccccccccccccccttttggcTAGAGGAGTTACCTGCGATTTGCTGCCATGCCGGTGTCCAAGGTCATGCTCTCCCAGGTCTTCTGGGTGCGTTTAGCAGCTttgttgttcacctgtgtggCCTTCAGCGTGGCAGCGCACGGCGCCAACGTCCACGGGGGCATAGCTGACTGGTGCATCTTCTGCTGGGCGTTCAGCTTCACCTGCActctgctggtcctgctggtggaGCAGTTTGGCCTTCAGGCCCGCATCCCAGTCTCCTGGTCCAACATCTCCATCACCGTGGCCTGCTACGCCGCCCTCCTCTGCCTGTTTGCTTCCGTCATCTTTTCCCTGTTCTTCATCGCACTGCAGGAGTACGCCGACGAACGCAGCTTCCGCATCACCTCCACGGTCTTCTCCTGCCTGGCGGCGGTGGCCTACATGTACGAGATGATCCTGATGGCAAGGGCCAGACAGGTGGCGGGACACATGGCCATGGTCCTGGGCCTCCTGAAGGTGTGCCAGACCGTTGTGGcctgcatcatcttcatcctgatCAGCAACCCCGTCTCCTACAGCCACCACGCGGCGCTGGAGTGGTGCATGGCCGTTTACTGCATCTGCTTCATCGTctccatggtggtggtgatcctGTGCGTGGGCGAATGCACCGGGTTTCTCCCGGTCCCCTTCTCCCAGTTCCTGTCAGCGTACAGCCTCCTGGCCTTCCTCATGTACTTGTCAGCTGTCATCGTCTGGCCCATTTTCACGTTTGGCGAAAAGTACCTGCGTGGAGGCGATATGTCAACGCAGATCGGTGTGACACTGCTCACCGGCATCAACATGCTGCTGTACCTCGCTGACCTGGTCTACCCCGCTCTCCTGGTGTTCATCAAAAAAATGTGATTCTGCCTTAAATTAAGATCCTGAGCACATCAAAGCAAATCAGAACGTTAACGATCGAAAGAGGCCATAATAAGTATTACTGACAGAACaaattctcttttttaaatacataaaatgcaTCAAATCACAATAGGTCAAGTTTTTGGTGCTATTTGGGTTGACAATGGGACCAAGTTAGGTCACATTAGGTCCATATAGGCTAACATTTGTGCTCTAGTgtttcctatcacccacatacaatgtagtcctccactccttccaacaacaaaccaaactttcacaccatttcaggagacctggtgccCCACCACCAAGGGTGCCAGCAGACagaggggagacatctcaactgAATCCAGATGAACGACCCTACCacaaccctgccaacgaccctgccaacgaccctgccaacggccctaccaacgaccctgccaacggcCCTACCAACAACCCTGCCAACggccctaccaacgaccctgccaacgaccctgccaacgaccctgtcaacgaccctgccaacgaccctgcccacgaccctgccaacgaccctgccaacgaccctgccaacgaccctgccaacgaccctgccaatgaccctaccaacgaccctgccaacgaccctaccaacgaccctaccaacgactctcaggtgaccacccagatcattaacatgccaacgGTCCActagggctatattttcaagctcggtccccagcgatttcagaactgaagaagccttctggatagaaggcgaaacgtcttcaaagagaagaaacacagtccagttgacagagaaaactaccttggatacaatgacctggatgattgagaatctacacagacatcttgctcTAGTGTGTTAACCTCTTAGTTAGCTGTGATAATGACGCCAACTTAAATTGACTAAATGATCCGGTGACAGAGGGCGTCATAGGGACAGTGACGTCCTCTGTCCTTAGAACCTCAAACCGGATCAGGAAAACCTTAGGAGAACCATTAAATAGAGCCAAAGATGAGGGAACGTCAGGAACATTTCTGCAATCATTATAATTACAGATATATCTGAAGATATTGCTGGGAATATATTGCTGggcccaggtgcatcttcaggtGTTCTCAGATTGAGCTCTGAGCTACTCGACCTTCAGGTCTTGATGGACCATATTGGCAAACGAGAGGAAAACGAGACAAATCAGACTTTTGCTTTCCAGATTTGATTGAGCTGCACTGAATCTTGGCATTTTTTCAAACTTTCTTTTACACTTAAGCTGTTGAAAAACCGGCTAAAATGTTTGCACGTTAGCCCGTATGCTAAAACTAGCAGAGCTCACTGGTCATTAATGGGAATTGGTTGGTTCGAGTTGAAGTGTGgtctttaaaaatggaaatgatgcGACTGTA harbors:
- the LOC101069873 gene encoding myeloid-associated differentiation marker homolog — its product is MPVSKVMLSQVFWVRLAALLFTCVAFSVAAHGANVHGGIADWCIFCWAFSFTCTLLVLLVEQFGLQARIPVSWSNISITVACYAALLCLFASVIFSLFFIALQEYADERSFRITSTVFSCLAAVAYMYEMILMARARQVAGHMAMVLGLLKVCQTVVACIIFILISNPVSYSHHAALEWCMAVYCICFIVSMVVVILCVGECTGFLPVPFSQFLSAYSLLAFLMYLSAVIVWPIFTFGEKYLRGGDMSTQIGVTLLTGINMLLYLADLVYPALLVFIKKMRPGAPPPRVPADRGETSQLNPDERPYHNPANDPANDPANGPTNDPANGPTNNPANGPTNDPANDPANDPVNDPANDPAHDPANDPANDPANDPANDPATWKNIDKL